The following are encoded together in the Methylomonas methanica MC09 genome:
- a CDS encoding RHS repeat-associated core domain-containing protein yields the protein MSRVSHLRFVLALAFLCQSLFATSSLYAAPQEAAVLPDAVVQTLLKVHQQPGNPLVRQLSEHLDEAADLLDEADAEDRLQQGGQANLLSSKRELLEAKRSEIADLRQDVEAELQSMRSKLEGLKHPGKLADFEHYAKQVAQRFERIDHALSGFSLARKAGDRRRALGNAKAELRSLHRHRPSADFAPEAISSPTNRLGVEAIPTPLEPSKKLPRYLSAGPYKPDVPGYAFLLDVLDLLAKPAEAAAPSTPYEALACGYVPADLNATEDVVISQEIQDLAAKLGYSPVKIYQYVYNNIRFEPYFGSMKGSVGTLYSGAGGATDQASLLIALFRASNIPARYILGDIQVNDASNLEANGRGPRWIGAKTYQAAASILATNQNPNAGSYANGIQLRHVWVEACLPYGNYRGASSDNTGYRWIPLDPSFKDKTYQAGIAGIQSSVVFDYSTTGYLSSRTNALPHERYASQVETYIKGLNADNTLLDVPYLGEQIARSYDILPITLPYKVVQYGSWAGTSSSEIASLPNSHRYHLSIKVKNSSNADLVAEQILSLPSIVHQRVTLSYTPDAGSQAIWDSWNGDLSSLPASLVNLHPVIKVDGVTQVTGTGSLTLGTQHRLIMKVTLDDTTRTPSCPNDDPNNATPDTDQHCFNKTVYTNLTAGAHHALMAYARQGSDRFIAERTDRLIQTVQAAPTAPTPANANNYDDTEGEFLHIALMKYLSYVTEANRQLGELHGVSGESGNHLGLTAAGLKVDYLFDLPFAVHPSGPYIDVKGNLAHFVKQDSTIVLLDTDSAATKQAKSAAKRAEIWPTFKLSSYSASAYEHFIWQELIRTDAVSTVRGIQFANENAITLRTFTPMSDASFESNWTAWMDTASMAGVKSAIKTEVVSRQSTVTVPRSTIAYTDGGAQPKTWNGAVYMVENQTLGYFSAIIGGSLGGGYPLVNPSPVTLSYPRDSFLPASFYASALINSTTLSNGWNALQSWGGDPVNLATGNLYHSERDISVPGRGLPLVFERNYNSRTPKDGPLGFGWTHSFNHKLNFYGSESGYVKVGWLDGSGAERFFRLAGTTVPVGSSFEAAPGVYSILKREADGSWSVTEKNGLRYDFESNAGTTAGQSARLLTIKDRNLNTLTLAYNSGCGNVLCTVTDGPGRQLAFSYTAGRISQLQVKAIGGSVLATHQYGYDADGNLASYKSPLAVANQHAPLSYTYYTAADGHNLAHALKTTSAPQGEGMQFSYYVDGRVFRHQRHNNGTLLPETTTFRYQDFRRETVTVNERGYERRHTFDENGNPLRIVDETGMAHTYSYDPANPFNRLSETDPAGLATQYQYDAAGNVTQITQPSGATTEYHDFTAFNAPQRIKDALGNWTLLKYDAKGNLTDTVKLKTGKVPTAGATPALADIAAWSKRNYDAATGQPTQSKTLRDFSGATLGNFTSGAGPTVTTTYDANTLYPTQIARLGDKTGDGVINAADPADTATLHFDSLGRQTQGIEADWHTQQTVYDADGLPISTTDATGRPRDVFYDGDGRPTGQELVVSQSGQTILVDSDYRHYDAAGRLQHTLDAGGHIAQYQYDAAGNLTQITDPDNYTLGFDYDPVNRWTKAYDKAGHAVSRKLDAAGRIKSVTDPNGNSTLYSYWNAAQDGRLKSVTQPKIAGYSLGQSRQFDYDALGQIVKVTDTPAAGSTDAARDTLNTYDALSRLIRVAGPQVVDSNPSSATFGQPIRPLTRYVYDHLGHLLEIQAGQTTADGGAAIDPDTGVSPNDSVATQASTVYDDFGRKLSETDANNQTTIYSYDLHNNVVSQQTPGANGHTLTYLWDYGHQLLSVTAEDGRKIDYSRNPLGQTTRAEAWSANPGSQIDVAYDYVYDAAHRLKTASDSRGQKNLIYSWSPGGLLDYTADSDGARSDYLYDETGRLIGLWAPNYDHYTFDYDNGGRLIAARYPNGIDQTLVWNADNSLNKIAHKNAATVIAQASYGYDGLGRRKTNQETLSGQATLNYSYQYDALDRLTQVNNGAQAQAQAFGYDVLGNRVQKQIGNPVTATTAYAYDAANQLTEVRQTNLGGTLLEAYLYEEAGNQSQKCGGTNVTRPNDQSCSGSSQSQYHYDSFQRLDQVVANGTTTSQYAYDHQGRRIQKTEGSTTTNYLYDGQNIYAEYPGTSWTTPAAQYVQAGLDHPLARLTGQVNLPTATAAYYHQDGLGSVLAMTNATKAVTATQRFDAFGSKIGGANTVPQYGYTGREPDASGLIYYRARYYDPNQTRFTQRDPLGYTDGVNPYLYVHNNPINFNDPNGLLMAKVSNAVTPSISYFTSGQFSQTLGDTTLAFGGAVQNNPTIGLTGTVPILAVPAAPQMLALGSVASGETPLGLGGLSSPMRSGQIAEAEQLAALNSSGKVSFTPTATQIDSAAFKIIVGEAKYTAAGTPVGTIYDGSIASGLAEIKNGASTLNSSYQLRLQTYGSLVNNTPYSIYTSRPVNQTFQEWLTNWGVSVKPLPK from the coding sequence ATGTCACGCGTTTCCCATCTTCGTTTTGTTCTGGCATTGGCTTTTCTGTGTCAGAGCCTATTCGCGACCTCATCCCTTTATGCCGCACCGCAAGAAGCTGCCGTATTACCGGATGCCGTGGTACAAACGCTGCTCAAGGTACATCAACAACCGGGCAATCCATTAGTACGGCAATTGAGCGAGCATCTGGATGAAGCCGCCGATTTGCTCGACGAAGCCGATGCAGAGGATCGCCTGCAACAAGGTGGTCAAGCCAATTTACTATCGTCCAAGCGAGAGCTGTTGGAAGCCAAACGCTCCGAAATCGCCGATTTACGCCAGGACGTCGAAGCTGAACTGCAATCGATGCGTTCGAAGCTGGAAGGACTAAAACACCCCGGCAAATTGGCTGACTTCGAACACTATGCCAAACAAGTAGCACAGCGCTTCGAGCGCATAGACCACGCGCTATCGGGTTTTTCATTGGCTCGCAAGGCGGGTGACCGGCGGCGTGCTTTAGGAAATGCCAAGGCCGAATTACGTTCTTTGCATCGTCACCGCCCATCGGCTGATTTCGCACCCGAAGCGATTTCCAGCCCCACGAATCGATTGGGCGTCGAGGCGATACCCACGCCGCTTGAGCCCAGCAAAAAATTACCGCGCTACCTGAGCGCCGGACCGTATAAGCCCGACGTGCCCGGCTACGCCTTTCTGCTAGACGTATTAGACCTGCTGGCCAAGCCGGCCGAAGCTGCGGCACCTTCCACACCCTACGAGGCCTTGGCCTGCGGCTACGTCCCCGCCGACTTGAACGCCACTGAAGACGTGGTTATCTCCCAGGAAATCCAGGATCTAGCCGCTAAACTCGGCTATTCGCCGGTCAAGATATATCAATACGTCTACAACAACATTCGTTTCGAACCCTACTTCGGTTCGATGAAAGGTTCTGTTGGCACCCTGTATAGCGGTGCCGGCGGCGCTACCGACCAAGCATCGTTGTTGATCGCACTATTTCGCGCCTCCAACATACCGGCTCGCTATATATTGGGCGACATCCAGGTGAACGATGCCTCAAATCTGGAAGCCAACGGCCGAGGCCCGCGCTGGATAGGCGCCAAAACCTATCAGGCTGCCGCATCCATTTTGGCTACCAATCAAAATCCGAACGCCGGCTCCTATGCTAACGGTATCCAATTACGCCATGTCTGGGTTGAAGCGTGCTTGCCTTACGGCAATTATCGAGGGGCTTCGTCGGATAACACAGGCTACCGCTGGATTCCGCTCGACCCCAGTTTCAAGGATAAAACCTATCAAGCCGGTATTGCCGGTATTCAATCCAGTGTCGTTTTCGATTACAGCACCACCGGTTATCTGTCCAGCCGCACCAATGCCTTACCGCACGAACGCTACGCTTCGCAGGTCGAAACCTACATAAAAGGTCTGAACGCCGATAATACCTTGCTGGACGTACCCTATCTGGGCGAACAAATCGCCAGAAGCTATGACATTTTGCCGATTACATTACCTTACAAAGTCGTGCAATACGGTAGTTGGGCCGGTACCAGTTCGTCCGAAATTGCTAGTCTGCCGAATAGCCACCGTTATCACCTGTCCATTAAAGTCAAAAACAGCAGTAATGCCGATCTAGTCGCTGAACAAATCCTGTCATTGCCTTCCATCGTTCATCAACGCGTGACGCTGTCTTACACGCCAGACGCCGGTTCGCAGGCGATCTGGGATAGTTGGAACGGCGATCTATCCAGCCTGCCAGCCAGTCTGGTAAATCTGCATCCGGTTATCAAGGTCGATGGCGTAACGCAAGTCACCGGTACCGGTTCACTTACCTTGGGCACTCAACATCGCTTGATCATGAAGGTAACTCTGGATGACACCACCCGCACCCCATCCTGTCCCAACGATGACCCGAATAATGCGACTCCCGATACCGATCAACATTGCTTCAACAAAACCGTTTACACCAATCTCACCGCCGGCGCCCATCATGCATTGATGGCCTATGCCCGCCAAGGCTCGGATCGGTTCATTGCTGAACGAACCGACAGACTGATTCAAACCGTGCAAGCCGCACCGACCGCTCCGACGCCTGCCAACGCCAACAATTACGACGACACGGAAGGCGAATTCCTGCATATCGCCCTAATGAAATACCTGAGCTATGTTACCGAGGCCAACCGGCAGCTTGGCGAACTGCACGGCGTCAGTGGCGAAAGCGGCAACCATCTGGGTTTGACGGCGGCCGGACTTAAGGTTGATTACCTGTTCGATCTGCCGTTTGCGGTGCATCCGAGCGGCCCTTACATTGATGTCAAAGGTAACTTAGCGCATTTTGTTAAGCAGGATTCGACCATCGTTTTATTGGATACCGATTCGGCGGCAACAAAACAAGCGAAATCGGCCGCAAAACGTGCGGAAATTTGGCCAACCTTTAAGCTTTCATCCTACAGCGCCTCCGCCTACGAGCATTTTATCTGGCAGGAACTGATTCGTACCGATGCGGTATCCACGGTACGCGGCATACAGTTTGCCAACGAAAACGCCATCACGCTCCGAACTTTCACACCGATGAGTGACGCCAGTTTCGAGAGCAATTGGACCGCCTGGATGGATACGGCCAGTATGGCGGGTGTCAAATCCGCGATTAAAACCGAGGTCGTTAGTCGTCAGTCTACCGTGACGGTTCCGCGAAGTACCATTGCCTACACCGACGGCGGCGCTCAGCCCAAGACCTGGAACGGTGCGGTCTATATGGTGGAAAATCAAACCCTCGGCTATTTCTCCGCCATCATCGGCGGCAGCCTTGGTGGCGGCTACCCATTGGTCAACCCCAGCCCAGTCACCCTTTCCTATCCGCGCGACAGCTTTCTGCCCGCCAGCTTTTACGCCAGTGCGCTGATCAATTCCACCACCCTGTCCAACGGTTGGAACGCCCTGCAAAGCTGGGGCGGTGATCCGGTGAATCTGGCGACCGGCAATTTGTACCATTCGGAACGCGACATCTCGGTACCGGGCCGCGGTCTGCCGTTGGTGTTCGAACGCAACTACAATAGCCGTACCCCCAAGGACGGTCCTTTGGGTTTCGGCTGGACGCATAGCTTTAACCATAAACTGAACTTCTACGGCAGCGAATCCGGCTATGTCAAAGTCGGATGGCTGGACGGCAGCGGTGCCGAGCGTTTCTTCCGTCTGGCCGGCACCACGGTGCCGGTGGGCAGTAGCTTTGAAGCGGCTCCTGGCGTGTATTCGATATTGAAACGCGAAGCCGACGGAAGTTGGAGCGTCACCGAAAAGAACGGTCTGCGTTACGACTTCGAGAGCAATGCCGGTACCACTGCCGGGCAATCAGCCCGCCTGCTGACCATTAAGGACCGCAACCTCAATACCCTGACCTTGGCTTACAACAGCGGTTGCGGCAATGTGCTGTGCACGGTGACCGACGGCCCCGGCCGCCAGCTGGCGTTCAGCTATACGGCCGGCCGCATCAGCCAGCTGCAAGTCAAAGCCATCGGCGGCAGCGTACTCGCCACTCACCAATACGGCTACGACGCCGACGGCAACCTGGCCAGCTATAAAAGCCCGCTGGCGGTCGCCAACCAGCATGCGCCGCTGAGCTACACTTACTATACGGCCGCCGACGGCCACAATCTTGCTCACGCGCTAAAAACCACCAGCGCCCCGCAAGGCGAAGGCATGCAGTTTTCCTATTACGTGGACGGTCGGGTATTCCGCCACCAACGGCATAACAACGGCACGCTGCTGCCGGAAACCACCACCTTCCGCTACCAGGACTTCCGCCGCGAAACCGTCACCGTTAACGAACGCGGTTACGAACGCCGGCATACCTTCGACGAAAACGGCAATCCGCTGCGCATCGTCGACGAAACCGGCATGGCCCATACCTACAGCTACGACCCGGCCAATCCCTTCAACCGCCTCAGCGAAACCGACCCGGCCGGTTTAGCCACTCAATACCAATACGATGCCGCCGGCAACGTCACCCAAATCACCCAGCCGTCCGGCGCGACCACCGAATACCACGACTTTACCGCTTTCAACGCCCCGCAACGCATCAAAGACGCGCTCGGCAACTGGACGCTGCTGAAATACGACGCCAAAGGTAATTTGACCGATACGGTGAAACTGAAAACCGGCAAGGTGCCGACGGCAGGCGCCACACCCGCGTTGGCCGATATCGCCGCCTGGAGCAAGCGCAATTATGATGCCGCCACCGGCCAGCCCACCCAAAGCAAAACCTTGCGCGATTTCAGCGGTGCCACACTCGGCAACTTTACTAGCGGTGCCGGCCCGACCGTCACCACCACGTACGATGCCAATACGCTGTATCCGACTCAAATCGCTAGGCTGGGCGACAAGACCGGCGACGGTGTTATCAACGCCGCCGACCCGGCCGATACCGCCACCCTGCATTTCGACAGCCTGGGCCGGCAAACCCAAGGCATCGAAGCGGACTGGCACACCCAACAAACCGTGTACGACGCCGACGGCCTGCCGATCAGCACTACCGATGCCACGGGACGCCCGCGCGATGTGTTCTACGACGGAGACGGCCGCCCGACCGGTCAGGAACTGGTGGTCAGCCAAAGCGGCCAAACTATACTGGTGGACAGTGACTACCGCCACTACGACGCCGCCGGCCGTCTGCAACACACCCTGGACGCCGGCGGCCACATCGCGCAATACCAATACGACGCGGCCGGCAATCTGACTCAGATTACCGATCCGGACAACTACACGCTGGGCTTCGATTACGACCCGGTTAACCGCTGGACCAAGGCCTACGACAAAGCCGGCCACGCCGTCAGCCGTAAACTCGATGCCGCAGGGCGCATCAAAAGCGTCACCGACCCCAACGGTAATAGCACGCTTTATAGTTATTGGAACGCCGCCCAAGACGGCCGCCTGAAAAGCGTCACCCAACCCAAGATCGCCGGCTACAGCCTGGGACAAAGCCGCCAGTTCGATTACGATGCACTAGGCCAAATCGTCAAAGTCACCGACACGCCGGCCGCCGGTTCCACGGACGCCGCCCGCGACACCCTCAACACCTACGATGCTTTGAGCCGCTTGATCCGGGTCGCAGGGCCGCAAGTCGTCGACAGCAACCCGAGTTCCGCGACCTTCGGCCAACCTATCCGTCCGCTGACCCGTTACGTCTACGACCACTTGGGCCATCTGCTGGAAATTCAGGCCGGCCAAACCACGGCTGACGGCGGCGCCGCGATCGATCCCGATACCGGCGTTAGCCCCAACGACAGCGTCGCCACCCAAGCCAGCACCGTTTACGACGACTTCGGCCGCAAACTCAGCGAAACCGACGCCAATAACCAGACCACCATCTACAGCTACGATCTGCACAACAACGTCGTCAGCCAACAAACGCCGGGTGCGAACGGCCACACCCTGACTTACCTATGGGACTACGGCCACCAACTACTGAGCGTCACCGCCGAAGACGGCAGAAAAATCGACTACAGCCGCAACCCGCTGGGCCAAACCACCCGCGCCGAAGCGTGGAGCGCAAATCCCGGCAGCCAAATCGATGTGGCCTACGATTACGTTTACGACGCCGCTCACCGCTTAAAAACCGCCAGCGACAGCCGCGGCCAAAAAAACCTGATCTACAGCTGGAGCCCGGGCGGACTACTGGATTATACGGCCGACAGCGACGGCGCCCGTAGCGACTATCTGTACGACGAAACCGGTCGTCTGATCGGCCTGTGGGCGCCCAACTACGACCACTACACCTTCGACTACGACAACGGCGGCCGTCTGATCGCAGCCCGCTATCCCAATGGCATCGACCAGACCCTGGTCTGGAATGCCGACAACAGCCTGAACAAAATCGCCCACAAAAACGCTGCCACCGTCATCGCCCAAGCCAGCTACGGCTACGACGGCCTGGGTCGACGCAAAACCAACCAGGAAACCCTCAGCGGCCAAGCCACGCTGAACTACAGCTATCAATACGACGCGCTGGATAGGCTGACCCAAGTCAACAACGGCGCACAAGCCCAAGCCCAAGCCTTCGGCTACGACGTACTGGGCAACCGGGTACAAAAGCAGATCGGCAACCCGGTTACCGCCACCACCGCCTATGCCTACGATGCCGCCAACCAACTGACCGAAGTTCGGCAAACCAACCTCGGCGGCACTTTGCTGGAAGCCTATCTCTACGAGGAAGCCGGTAACCAAAGCCAAAAGTGCGGCGGCACAAACGTCACAAGGCCCAATGATCAAAGCTGCAGCGGCTCCAGCCAAAGCCAATACCACTACGACAGCTTCCAGCGCCTGGATCAAGTGGTGGCCAACGGCACGACCACCAGCCAATACGCTTACGACCATCAAGGCCGCAGAATCCAGAAAACCGAAGGCAGTACCACGACAAACTACCTGTATGACGGCCAGAATATCTACGCCGAATACCCCGGTACAAGCTGGACAACGCCTGCAGCCCAATACGTGCAAGCCGGCCTCGACCACCCGCTGGCAAGGCTGACCGGACAAGTCAATCTGCCAACCGCCACGGCGGCTTACTACCACCAGGACGGCCTCGGTTCCGTGCTGGCCATGACCAACGCCACAAAAGCAGTGACTGCCACCCAGCGTTTCGACGCATTCGGCAGCAAGATCGGCGGTGCCAATACTGTGCCGCAATACGGCTATACTGGGCGAGAGCCGGATGCCAGCGGGCTGATCTACTATCGGGCTCGGTATTACGACCCGAATCAGACCCGGTTTACCCAACGCGATCCCCTCGGCTACACCGACGGCGTCAATCCCTATCTCTACGTCCATAACAATCCGATCAATTTCAACGATCCGAATGGGTTGTTGATGGCTAAGGTTTCTAATGCTGTAACGCCGAGCATTAGCTATTTTACGTCCGGACAGTTCTCGCAAACGTTGGGTGATACCACGCTGGCATTTGGCGGTGCGGTGCAGAATAACCCAACTATCGGACTAACTGGGACTGTGCCTATATTGGCAGTACCCGCAGCGCCTCAAATGTTAGCACTGGGCTCCGTCGCCTCGGGTGAAACGCCTTTGGGGCTAGGTGGTCTGTCTAGTCCTATGCGCTCAGGGCAGATTGCTGAGGCAGAGCAATTAGCTGCTTTAAATTCTTCAGGGAAGGTTTCATTTACACCGACAGCCACGCAGATAGATAGTGCTGCGTTCAAAATCATCGTTGGTGAAGCGAAGTATACTGCTGCTGGCACACCTGTTGGAACTATATATGATGGTTCGATTGCATCTGGTTTAGCAGAAATAAAAAATGGGGCGAGTACGCTTAATTCATCCTATCAACTTAGATTGCAAACCTATGGTTCTCTAGTTAACAATACTCCTTATTCAATTTACACAAGTAGGCCTGTGAATCAGACTTTTCAAGAGTGGCTTACAAATTGGGGAGTTTCTGTTAAACCGTTACCTAAATAA
- a CDS encoding phosphate ABC transporter ATP-binding protein — protein MTNDISDTSHCADNGNPPEHAYTLGPLQAGPPCCDPEPLLSVDNLSLHYADKIALENISLAIYRGCITALIGPSGCGKTSFLSSLNRLTDMIPGCRVSGSIRFDGVDVRSPDLDVQGLRRDIGMIFQKPVPFPLSIRRNIELPLREHGMRSQAEINDRLREVLRDVGLWDEVKDRLEAPAQALSGGQQQRLCIARALALRPKVLLMDEPCSALDPLSSAVVEDLIKRLQGRYTIVIVTHNLAQARRIANYAALFWMQERGGRLIEFGRCQQVFEAPAHHLTAAYVNGLRG, from the coding sequence ATGACAAACGACATTAGCGACACCTCCCACTGCGCGGACAACGGTAACCCGCCGGAACACGCTTATACCCTCGGTCCTCTGCAGGCCGGCCCGCCCTGCTGCGATCCCGAACCGCTGCTCAGCGTCGACAATCTATCGCTGCATTATGCCGACAAAATAGCCCTGGAAAATATCTCGCTGGCTATTTACCGGGGCTGCATCACCGCCCTGATCGGGCCCTCCGGCTGCGGCAAAACCAGTTTTCTATCGTCGCTAAACCGCTTGACCGATATGATCCCGGGCTGCCGGGTCAGCGGTTCCATTCGCTTTGACGGCGTCGATGTGCGTAGTCCGGATTTGGACGTACAAGGTTTACGCCGCGACATCGGCATGATTTTTCAAAAACCGGTGCCGTTTCCGTTATCCATTCGCCGCAATATCGAACTGCCGTTGCGCGAACACGGCATGCGTAGCCAAGCCGAAATAAACGACCGGTTGCGGGAAGTGCTGCGGGATGTCGGTTTGTGGGATGAAGTCAAGGATCGGCTGGAAGCACCGGCTCAGGCACTGTCCGGCGGCCAGCAACAACGCTTGTGCATTGCCCGGGCGCTGGCCTTGCGACCCAAGGTATTGTTGATGGACGAACCTTGCAGCGCGCTGGACCCGCTGTCGTCCGCCGTCGTGGAAGATCTGATCAAACGTCTGCAAGGCCGCTACACCATCGTCATCGTTACCCATAATCTGGCCCAGGCCCGCCGCATCGCCAATTATGCCGCGCTGTTCTGGATGCAGGAACGCGGCGGCCGGCTAATCGAATTCGGCCGTTGCCAACAGGTATTCGAAGCGCCTGCCCATCATCTGACGGCGGCCTACGTGAACGGTCTGCGCGGCTGA
- the xrtM gene encoding exosortase family protein XrtM, which produces MQELKKIVPKKHPEWVTFMLFVACYALFDYAYFKIPADLFANVIYYHGVVAVCADLVNWLAPLECVLAKQNHLLSAKADLEIVRGCDGAGALFLVISAILVFPSGLKRKLIGLMLGIGLIYFLNLLRICVLYFVIAYHPGWFQLIHTYIAPTLMVILGCCYFVWWAFGSTPSIHEPA; this is translated from the coding sequence ATGCAAGAATTGAAAAAAATCGTGCCTAAAAAGCATCCCGAATGGGTAACGTTCATGTTATTTGTAGCTTGCTACGCGCTGTTCGACTACGCTTACTTCAAGATTCCGGCCGATCTGTTTGCCAATGTCATCTACTACCATGGCGTGGTGGCGGTTTGCGCCGATTTGGTCAACTGGCTGGCACCGTTGGAGTGTGTGTTGGCCAAGCAGAACCATCTGCTTTCCGCCAAGGCCGACCTGGAAATCGTGCGCGGCTGCGACGGCGCTGGAGCATTATTTTTAGTGATTTCAGCCATTCTGGTTTTTCCGTCCGGATTGAAACGGAAACTCATAGGCTTGATGCTCGGTATCGGCCTGATCTATTTTCTCAATCTGCTGCGTATCTGCGTGCTGTATTTCGTCATCGCTTATCATCCCGGTTGGTTTCAGCTGATTCATACTTATATAGCACCTACATTGATGGTGATACTGGGATGTTGTTATTTTGTGTGGTGGGCGTTCGGTTCGACGCCTTCGATCCATGAGCCGGCCTGA
- a CDS encoding Imm70 family immunity protein codes for MGLYLCVFDGDEEVDGVEVGPYADFNELRNYIIHELELGQAGIKFPTFINHSDSDGEWSVADCVKLNAELSEIVLMMKTKPPVPFVSEWQSSIAKSTGLVPKTAYESFIDVDGELVLKRIGHLVDVALQYGLPILFQ; via the coding sequence ATGGGTCTTTATCTTTGTGTGTTTGACGGTGATGAAGAAGTAGACGGAGTTGAGGTTGGTCCTTATGCTGACTTCAACGAGTTGCGGAATTACATTATCCATGAGTTGGAATTAGGACAAGCCGGTATTAAATTTCCGACATTCATAAACCATTCGGATTCTGATGGTGAGTGGTCTGTTGCTGACTGCGTTAAGCTGAACGCCGAATTGTCGGAGATCGTTTTAATGATGAAAACTAAACCACCTGTGCCGTTTGTTTCTGAGTGGCAAAGTTCTATAGCAAAGTCCACTGGATTAGTTCCGAAAACTGCATATGAATCCTTTATAGATGTCGACGGTGAATTAGTACTGAAACGCATAGGTCATTTGGTAGACGTGGCACTACAATATGGACTTCCAATCCTATTCCAATAA
- a CDS encoding VPLPA-CTERM sorting domain-containing protein → MLRPISGSLLFTFMALIGAATAARAASVCLDGPGATGFSHGPSTLAFSNASGFASTITSGPVCEPGNVLSTPTLFDFSGAGEGLTGANQNGLYNSATTMTVATPSAIGTGRATSGSNMEILFRINSLSGYSGSGTEMLDFAIAVSGFGSGMATGPGSSFGGTYNFSASVGQLNGPMALLYTGSGGAALGGFGGTTSGTTPIQVDTDYVFSIGQTLQLLSSGGYDGFNYGTASAESWILSNFELGLPSQSADLELSFLMSDTLGVPAPVLNGPVPTTVPLPAAVWLLVSGLAGLGWLARRNRSRKIGYHFVTG, encoded by the coding sequence ATGTTGAGACCGATTAGTGGTTCATTGCTCTTCACTTTTATGGCACTGATAGGAGCTGCGACGGCAGCGCGCGCCGCTTCCGTCTGTCTTGATGGGCCCGGTGCTACCGGTTTCAGCCATGGCCCGAGCACACTGGCATTCTCGAATGCCTCCGGTTTTGCTTCAACTATTACCTCTGGGCCAGTATGCGAGCCAGGTAATGTGTTGTCGACGCCCACCCTATTTGATTTCAGCGGAGCGGGTGAAGGATTAACCGGAGCCAATCAGAATGGCCTCTATAATTCAGCCACAACGATGACGGTGGCGACCCCGTCGGCAATAGGTACCGGGCGTGCAACCTCGGGTAGTAATATGGAGATTTTGTTCCGCATCAACAGTCTAAGCGGCTACAGCGGTAGTGGTACCGAGATGCTCGATTTCGCCATTGCTGTTTCGGGTTTTGGCAGCGGCATGGCTACCGGTCCGGGTTCCAGTTTTGGCGGTACATATAACTTCAGTGCCAGCGTCGGTCAACTCAACGGGCCGATGGCGCTGCTATATACCGGCAGCGGTGGTGCTGCGCTCGGCGGTTTTGGTGGTACGACATCCGGCACGACGCCTATCCAGGTTGATACCGACTACGTGTTCAGCATCGGACAAACTTTGCAACTACTGAGCTCAGGAGGCTACGACGGTTTTAATTATGGCACTGCGAGTGCCGAATCGTGGATCCTCTCTAACTTCGAACTCGGTTTGCCTTCGCAAAGTGCCGATCTTGAATTGAGCTTCTTGATGTCCGATACCCTCGGTGTGCCGGCACCGGTGCTTAATGGACCGGTGCCCACTACAGTGCCACTACCTGCCGCTGTTTGGTTACTGGTTTCTGGGTTGGCGGGACTTGGCTGGCTAGCGAGGCGGAATCGATCGAGAAAAATTGGGTATCACTTCGTTACTGGGTAG